From Oncorhynchus masou masou isolate Uvic2021 chromosome 7, UVic_Omas_1.1, whole genome shotgun sequence, one genomic window encodes:
- the LOC135543400 gene encoding growth hormone secretagogue receptor type 1-like isoform X1: MRSWPNRTDCLSPVNCSWEDNYWNYYFNGSYRGPVPPENLFPIPVLMGITITCTLLFLAGVAGNVMTILVVSKYRDMRTTTNLYLCSMAVSDLLIFLCMPPDVYRLWKYRPWIFGDTFCKLFQFVSECCTYSTILNITALSVERYLAICFPLRAKRLVTKRRVRALILFLWLVSLLSAGPVFVLVGVEHETRPAAGNSVTAGGAEGQTEIDTSECKPTQYAVESGLLAAMALVSSVFFFLPVFCLTVVYSLIGRRLWKRRRENNIGANVAHRDKSNRQTVKMLAVVVFAFVLCWLPFHLHRYLMSHSSEGSSPLWSLFTQYCSLVSTVLFYLSAAINPVLYNTMSRKYRSAAAQLFGLQETQPPRGRTASTVKGESSPAWTESTVSL, encoded by the exons ATGCGCTCCTGGCCCAACCgaactgactgtctctctcccgtTAACTGCAGCTGGGAGgataactactggaactactactTTAACGGGAGCTACCGGGGTCCCGTGCCCCCCGAAAACCTATTCCCCATCCCCGTTCTAATGGGAATCACCATAACCTGTACTCTCCTGTTCCTAGCGGGAGTGGCCGGGAATGTAATGACTATACTGGTCGTGTCTAAGTACAGAGACATGAGAACAACCACTAACCTCTACTTATGTAGCATGGCTGTCTCAGACTTGTTGATTTTCCTCTGTATGCCCCCTGATGTGTATCGGTTATGGAAGTACAGGCCATGGATATTTGGAGATACATTCTGTAAACTGTTTCAGTTCGTTAGTGAGTGCTGCACTTATTCAACGATTTTGAATATAACCGCTCTGTCCGTGGAGCGGTACCTGGCCATCTGCTTCCCACTTCGCGCCAAACGCCTGGTCACCAAGCGACGCGTCCGTGCGCTCATCCTCTTTCTCTGGCTCGTGTCGCTGTTGAGCGCGGGACCTGTCTTCGTTCTGGTGGGAGTGGAGCACGAGACTCGCCCAGCGGCGGGAAACTCTGTGACTGCTGGTGGGGCggaaggacagacagagatagacactaGCGAGTGTAAACCCACCCAGTACGCGGTTGAGTCTGGGCTTCTAGCCGCCATGGCGTTGGTTAGCTCTGTGTTTTTCTTCCTGCCGGTGTTTTGTTTGACTGTGGTGTACAGTTTGATTGGACGAAGGTTgtggaagagacggagagagaacaATATTGGAGCTAACGTAGCACACAGGGACAAGAGCAACAGACAGACCGTCAAGATGTTAG ctgtagTGGTCTTTGCCTTCGTCCTATGCTGGCTGCCTTTCCACTTGCATCGTTACCTTATGTCCCATTCCTCCgagggctcctctcctctctggtctctcttcaCCCAGTACTGCTCCCTTGTTTCCactgtcctcttctatctctcgGCTGCCATCAACCCTGTCCTCTATAACACCATGTCTAGGAAGTACCGGTCAGCTGCTGCCCAACTGTTTGGTCTACAGGAGACTCAACCACCCAGAGGGAGAACAGCAAGCACTGTCAAAGGAGAGAGTTCACCTGCCTGGACAGAGTCCACTGTTAGCCTGTGA
- the LOC135543400 gene encoding growth hormone secretagogue receptor type 1-like isoform X2, which yields MRSWPNRTDCLSPVNCSWEDNYWNYYFNGSYRGPVPPENLFPIPVLMGITITCTLLFLAGVAGNVMTILVVSKYRDMRTTTNLYLCSMAVSDLLIFLCMPPDVYRLWKYRPWIFGDTFCKLFQFVSECCTYSTILNITALSVERYLAICFPLRAKRLVTKRRVRALILFLWLVSLLSAGPVFVLVGVEHETRPAAGNSVTAGGAEGQTEIDTSECKPTQYAVESGLLAAMALVSSVFFFLPVFCLTVVYSLIGRRLWKRRRENNIGANVAHRDKSNRQTVKMLAVVVFAFVLCWLPFHLHRYLMSHSSEGSSPLWSLFTQYCSLVSTVLFYLSAAINPVLYNTMSRKYRSAAAQLFGESSPAWTESTVSL from the exons ATGCGCTCCTGGCCCAACCgaactgactgtctctctcccgtTAACTGCAGCTGGGAGgataactactggaactactactTTAACGGGAGCTACCGGGGTCCCGTGCCCCCCGAAAACCTATTCCCCATCCCCGTTCTAATGGGAATCACCATAACCTGTACTCTCCTGTTCCTAGCGGGAGTGGCCGGGAATGTAATGACTATACTGGTCGTGTCTAAGTACAGAGACATGAGAACAACCACTAACCTCTACTTATGTAGCATGGCTGTCTCAGACTTGTTGATTTTCCTCTGTATGCCCCCTGATGTGTATCGGTTATGGAAGTACAGGCCATGGATATTTGGAGATACATTCTGTAAACTGTTTCAGTTCGTTAGTGAGTGCTGCACTTATTCAACGATTTTGAATATAACCGCTCTGTCCGTGGAGCGGTACCTGGCCATCTGCTTCCCACTTCGCGCCAAACGCCTGGTCACCAAGCGACGCGTCCGTGCGCTCATCCTCTTTCTCTGGCTCGTGTCGCTGTTGAGCGCGGGACCTGTCTTCGTTCTGGTGGGAGTGGAGCACGAGACTCGCCCAGCGGCGGGAAACTCTGTGACTGCTGGTGGGGCggaaggacagacagagatagacactaGCGAGTGTAAACCCACCCAGTACGCGGTTGAGTCTGGGCTTCTAGCCGCCATGGCGTTGGTTAGCTCTGTGTTTTTCTTCCTGCCGGTGTTTTGTTTGACTGTGGTGTACAGTTTGATTGGACGAAGGTTgtggaagagacggagagagaacaATATTGGAGCTAACGTAGCACACAGGGACAAGAGCAACAGACAGACCGTCAAGATGTTAG ctgtagTGGTCTTTGCCTTCGTCCTATGCTGGCTGCCTTTCCACTTGCATCGTTACCTTATGTCCCATTCCTCCgagggctcctctcctctctggtctctcttcaCCCAGTACTGCTCCCTTGTTTCCactgtcctcttctatctctcgGCTGCCATCAACCCTGTCCTCTATAACACCATGTCTAGGAAGTACCGGTCAGCTGCTGCCCAACTGTTTG GAGAGAGTTCACCTGCCTGGACAGAGTCCACTGTTAGCCTGTGA